In a genomic window of bacterium:
- a CDS encoding VOC family protein, translating into MAVRLNHTIVSAKDRDGSALFLAEMLGLPSPQLLGPFAIVQVGDTSLDFLADDGTIAAQHYAFLVSEAEFDAIFARIQERGLPYWSDPHRQHPNQINTWDDGRGVYFPDPNGHLLEAITRPYGSGGTTAANPNPLVMRRVEPGSG; encoded by the coding sequence ATGGCCGTCCGCCTGAATCACACCATCGTCAGCGCGAAGGACCGCGACGGGTCCGCGCTGTTCCTCGCCGAGATGCTCGGCCTGCCGTCCCCGCAGCTGCTCGGGCCGTTCGCCATCGTCCAGGTCGGCGACACCTCGCTCGACTTCCTCGCCGACGACGGCACCATCGCCGCCCAGCACTACGCGTTCCTCGTGAGCGAAGCCGAGTTCGACGCGATCTTCGCGCGCATCCAGGAGCGCGGCCTCCCGTACTGGTCCGACCCCCACCGGCAGCATCCGAACCAGATCAACACGTGGGACGACGGCCGCGGCGTCTACTTCCCGGATCCGAACGGCCACCTGCTCGAGGCCATCACGCGTCCGTACGGCAGCGGCGGCACGACGGCCGCGAACCCGAATCCGCTCGTGATGCGGCGGGTGGAGCCGGGCTCGGGCTGA
- the asnS gene encoding asparagine--tRNA ligase: MANAVRVENIGEHTGETVTLQGWLAARRSSGRIHFLQVRDGSGTIQCVMGKQDVPPETFALADHLPQETALAVTGSVRADARSHLGFELGVSDLRILHRPADEFPISPKDHGTAFLLEHRHLWLRSSRQHAVLRIRAEVIRACREYLDEHGFLGFDAPILTPAACEGTSTLFPVDYFGEPAYLTQSGQLYGEAGALAFGKVYVFGPTFRAEKSKTRRHLTEFWMVEPEMAFAGLDEDMDLAEDFLCHVVTRVLERRRPELHVLERDTAALEKIRKPFPRITYDEALALLAAQGVTVPWGDDFGAEAETTLSQQFDRPVMVHRYPMAVKAFYMKQDAADPRLALCVDVLAPEGYGEVIGGGQREDDLAVLEAKIAEHELPREAFAWYLDLRRFGSVPHAGFGMGIERCVTWLCGLHHVRETIPFPRLLERLRP; the protein is encoded by the coding sequence ATGGCGAACGCGGTGCGGGTGGAGAACATCGGGGAGCACACCGGGGAGACGGTCACGCTCCAGGGCTGGCTCGCCGCGCGACGCTCGAGCGGCAGGATCCACTTCCTCCAGGTCCGCGACGGCAGCGGCACGATCCAGTGCGTGATGGGCAAGCAGGACGTCCCGCCGGAGACCTTCGCCCTCGCCGACCACCTGCCGCAGGAGACCGCGCTCGCGGTCACCGGCAGCGTGCGCGCCGACGCACGCTCCCACCTCGGCTTCGAGCTCGGCGTCAGCGACCTGCGCATCCTGCACCGCCCCGCCGACGAGTTCCCGATCAGCCCGAAGGACCACGGCACCGCGTTCCTGCTCGAGCACCGCCACCTGTGGCTGCGCTCGAGCCGCCAGCACGCCGTGCTGCGCATCCGCGCCGAGGTGATCCGCGCCTGCCGCGAGTACCTCGACGAGCACGGCTTCCTCGGCTTCGACGCCCCGATCCTCACGCCCGCGGCGTGCGAGGGCACGAGCACGCTCTTCCCCGTCGACTACTTCGGGGAGCCGGCCTACCTCACGCAGAGCGGCCAGCTCTACGGCGAGGCCGGCGCGCTCGCGTTCGGCAAGGTCTACGTCTTCGGGCCGACGTTCCGCGCCGAGAAGTCGAAGACGCGCCGGCATCTCACCGAGTTCTGGATGGTCGAGCCCGAGATGGCGTTCGCCGGCCTCGACGAGGACATGGACCTGGCCGAGGACTTCCTCTGCCACGTCGTCACGCGCGTGCTCGAGCGCCGCCGGCCGGAGCTGCACGTGCTCGAGCGCGACACCGCCGCGCTCGAGAAGATCCGCAAGCCGTTCCCGCGCATCACCTACGACGAGGCGCTCGCGCTGCTCGCGGCCCAGGGCGTCACCGTGCCGTGGGGCGACGACTTCGGCGCCGAGGCCGAGACCACGCTGTCGCAGCAGTTCGACCGCCCGGTGATGGTCCACCGCTACCCGATGGCGGTGAAGGCCTTCTACATGAAGCAGGATGCCGCCGACCCGCGCCTCGCCCTGTGCGTCGACGTGCTCGCGCCCGAGGGCTACGGCGAGGTCATCGGCGGCGGCCAGCGCGAGGACGACCTCGCCGTGCTCGAGGCGAAGATCGCCGAGCACGAGCTGCCGCGCGAGGCCTTCGCCTGGTACCTCGACCTCCGTCGCTTCGGCTCGGTGCCGCACGCGGGCTTCGGCATGGGCATCGAGCGCTGCGTGACCTGGCTCTGCGGCCTGCACCACGTGCGCGAGACCATCCCGTTCCCGCGGCTGCTCGAGCGTCTGCGGCCGTAG
- a CDS encoding acyl-CoA dehydrogenase family protein has translation MLGFTLSEEQEAFRAAVRSFAEKSLAPFVEELEAREQFPMDQFRELGRLGYLGVGYPEEIGGSGGDMVMRCLLIEEIARVNCGFAAALLAHVGLGCLPLMKFGTEGQKEQYLGPALRGEKLGCWGLSEPNSGSDAASIRSTAVRDGDHYVINGAKMFITNGTIADYCLIAAYTDRSRRGDGISTFVVDTKTPGFVVSRKLKKAGHHTSETAALTFEDLRVPATALLGGVEGGFKQVTGALEGGRITHAARSCGVSQAALEAALAYAKEREQFGQKIAKFQAIRFKLARMAMDVEHARLTMWRAAWLFDRGPCMREAAMAKLFCSEVAQHVTWEAMQVFGGYGYITEFPVERYWRDARLMTITEGTSEIQQVIIARELGL, from the coding sequence ATGCTGGGATTCACCCTGAGCGAAGAGCAGGAAGCCTTTCGGGCCGCGGTCCGGAGCTTCGCCGAGAAGTCGCTGGCGCCGTTCGTCGAGGAGCTGGAGGCGCGCGAGCAGTTCCCGATGGACCAGTTCCGCGAGCTGGGCCGGCTCGGCTACCTCGGCGTCGGCTACCCCGAGGAGATCGGCGGCAGCGGCGGCGACATGGTGATGCGCTGCCTCCTCATCGAGGAGATCGCGCGCGTCAACTGCGGCTTCGCCGCGGCGCTGCTCGCCCACGTCGGCCTCGGCTGCCTGCCGCTCATGAAGTTCGGCACCGAGGGGCAGAAGGAGCAGTATCTCGGACCTGCGCTGCGCGGCGAGAAGCTCGGCTGCTGGGGGCTCTCCGAGCCCAACTCGGGCTCCGACGCCGCCTCGATCCGCAGCACCGCCGTGCGCGACGGCGACCACTACGTGATCAACGGCGCGAAGATGTTCATCACCAACGGCACCATCGCCGACTACTGCCTCATCGCCGCGTACACCGACCGCTCGCGGCGCGGCGACGGCATCAGCACGTTCGTCGTCGACACGAAGACGCCGGGCTTCGTCGTCTCGCGCAAGCTCAAGAAGGCCGGCCACCACACCTCGGAGACCGCGGCGCTCACGTTCGAGGACCTGCGCGTGCCGGCGACGGCGCTCCTCGGCGGCGTCGAGGGCGGCTTCAAGCAGGTGACGGGCGCGCTCGAGGGCGGCCGCATCACGCACGCGGCGCGCTCGTGCGGGGTCTCGCAGGCGGCCCTCGAAGCGGCGCTCGCCTATGCCAAAGAGCGCGAGCAGTTCGGCCAGAAGATCGCCAAGTTCCAGGCCATCCGCTTCAAGCTCGCGCGCATGGCGATGGACGTCGAGCACGCCCGTCTCACGATGTGGCGCGCCGCCTGGCTCTTCGACCGCGGCCCCTGCATGCGCGAGGCGGCGATGGCGAAGCTCTTCTGCTCGGAGGTCGCCCAGCACGTCACCTGGGAGGCGATGCAGGTCTTCGGCGGCTACGGCTACATCACCGAGTTCCCCGTCGAGCGCTACTGGCGCGACGCGCGCCTCATGACCATCACCGAGGGCACGAGCGAGATCCAGCAGGTGATCATCGCGCGCGAGCTGGGCCTGTAG
- a CDS encoding MFS transporter yields the protein MTTLRTNLPARLDRLPFGRWHWRVVVALGITWILDGLEVTIVGAVASVLTKADTLALTDTQVGFAASAYLAGAIGGALVFGRLSDRYGRKRLFLVTLGVYLVATLLTACTTGPWSFALMRALTGAGIGGEYAAINSAIDELLPARVRGHADLAINGSYWLGAALGALLSIVLLDERLIPPALGWRLAFSLGAVLGLAIILIRRHLPESPRWLILHGRVAEAEAIVSAIERAVIGDPARLGPPPPAVEMRALGTVGYGHIARVLLSRFRTRSYLGVTLMFAQAFAYNAIFFTYALVLTRFHGVPPSHAGWYLLPFAAGNFLGPLLLGRLFDVVGRRPMITLCYGTSGVLLAATGWAFQAGLLTATTQTLAWSACFFVASAAASSAYLTVSELFPVELRATAIALFFAVGTGAGGVLAPTYFAHLVESGSAARVFVGYLTGAALMGLAALAAWAWAVPAERRSLEALNDELLDRAP from the coding sequence GTGACGACGCTGCGCACGAATCTGCCGGCGCGGCTCGACCGGCTGCCGTTCGGGCGTTGGCACTGGCGGGTCGTCGTCGCACTCGGGATCACGTGGATCCTCGACGGGCTCGAGGTGACGATCGTCGGCGCGGTCGCGAGCGTGCTCACGAAGGCGGATACGCTCGCGCTCACCGACACGCAGGTGGGCTTCGCGGCGAGCGCGTACCTCGCCGGCGCCATCGGCGGGGCGCTCGTCTTCGGGCGCCTGAGCGACCGCTACGGGCGCAAGCGGCTCTTCCTCGTCACGCTCGGCGTCTACCTCGTGGCGACGCTGCTGACGGCGTGCACGACGGGTCCATGGTCGTTCGCGCTCATGCGCGCGCTGACCGGCGCCGGCATCGGCGGCGAGTACGCCGCGATCAACTCCGCCATCGACGAGCTGCTGCCCGCACGCGTGCGCGGCCACGCCGACCTCGCCATCAACGGCTCGTACTGGCTCGGCGCGGCGTTGGGCGCGCTGCTCAGCATCGTGCTGCTCGACGAGCGGCTGATCCCGCCCGCGCTCGGCTGGCGCCTCGCGTTCTCGCTCGGCGCCGTGCTCGGGCTCGCGATCATCCTGATCCGCCGGCACCTGCCCGAGAGCCCCCGCTGGCTCATCCTGCACGGGCGCGTCGCCGAGGCCGAGGCGATCGTCTCCGCCATCGAGCGCGCGGTGATCGGCGATCCCGCGCGCCTGGGGCCGCCGCCGCCGGCGGTCGAGATGCGGGCGCTCGGCACCGTCGGCTACGGGCACATCGCGCGCGTCCTGCTGTCGCGCTTCCGCACGCGCTCGTACCTGGGCGTGACCCTCATGTTCGCGCAGGCGTTCGCCTACAACGCCATCTTCTTCACGTACGCGCTCGTGCTGACGCGCTTCCACGGCGTGCCGCCGTCGCACGCGGGGTGGTACCTGCTGCCGTTCGCGGCGGGGAACTTCCTCGGGCCCCTGCTCCTCGGGCGGCTGTTCGACGTCGTCGGGCGGCGCCCGATGATCACGCTGTGCTACGGGACGTCGGGCGTGCTCCTCGCTGCGACGGGCTGGGCGTTCCAGGCCGGGCTGCTCACGGCGACGACGCAGACGCTCGCCTGGTCGGCCTGCTTCTTCGTGGCGTCGGCCGCGGCCAGCTCGGCGTACCTCACCGTGAGCGAGCTCTTCCCCGTCGAGCTGCGCGCCACCGCCATCGCGCTCTTCTTCGCGGTCGGCACCGGCGCGGGCGGCGTGCTGGCGCCGACGTACTTCGCGCATCTCGTCGAGAGCGGCAGCGCGGCGCGCGTCTTCGTCGGCTATCTCACGGGCGCCGCGCTGATGGGGCTCGCGGCGTTGGCGGCGTGGGCCTGGGCGGTGCCGGCGGAGCGGCGCTCGCTCGAGGCCCTGAACGACGAGCTGCTCGATCGAGCGCCGTGA
- a CDS encoding right-handed parallel beta-helix repeat-containing protein, with the protein MRPLVLVLVALLLASVRAADDCARRLRPGDDVQGAVARLGRGGGTLCLGPGEFALPGPLAITRDRVTLRGEGTATVLRLAGGVQAPVVIVGDHTRRIPARPTADVALERLRIVGSGAGDSEFAAAFPYLSNSAVVIRTGLRTTLRGLDVEACRSACIVTEHDTQELLVEDCTIAGSTWDGIALNRTARARIVGNVVRDNTAAGITAEHLEDSVVARNLIRDNRAHGVYLSDSYRNRFQANRFEGNTNAGVFLTCAVRDREPGRVRCWDGSMSAGNTFTDDVFAGNRRTFILAPDAAAPCTRPGFVPNVARDETYAGGPHADQDVVRFGRCLEGPGTDP; encoded by the coding sequence GTGCGACCCCTCGTGCTCGTCCTGGTGGCGCTGCTCCTAGCGTCGGTCCGAGCGGCCGACGACTGCGCGCGGCGGCTGCGTCCCGGCGACGACGTCCAGGGCGCGGTCGCGCGTCTCGGCCGGGGCGGCGGCACGCTCTGCCTCGGGCCCGGCGAGTTCGCGCTGCCGGGCCCGCTCGCGATCACGCGCGATCGGGTGACGCTGCGGGGCGAGGGGACCGCGACCGTGCTGCGCCTCGCCGGCGGCGTGCAGGCGCCCGTCGTCATCGTCGGCGACCATACCCGCCGGATCCCGGCGCGCCCGACCGCCGACGTCGCGCTCGAGCGCCTGCGCATCGTCGGCAGCGGCGCGGGCGACAGCGAGTTCGCGGCGGCGTTCCCCTATCTCAGCAACAGCGCCGTCGTGATCCGCACCGGGCTGCGCACGACGCTGCGCGGGCTCGACGTCGAAGCGTGCCGCAGCGCCTGCATCGTCACCGAGCACGATACGCAGGAGCTGCTCGTCGAGGACTGCACCATCGCCGGCTCGACCTGGGACGGCATCGCGCTCAACCGGACCGCCCGCGCGCGCATCGTCGGCAACGTCGTGCGCGACAACACCGCGGCGGGCATCACCGCCGAGCACCTCGAGGACAGCGTCGTGGCGCGCAACCTGATCCGCGACAACCGCGCGCACGGCGTCTATCTGTCGGACTCGTATCGCAACCGCTTCCAGGCGAACCGCTTCGAGGGCAACACCAACGCCGGCGTGTTCCTCACCTGCGCGGTGCGCGACCGCGAGCCGGGCCGGGTGCGCTGCTGGGACGGCAGCATGAGCGCCGGCAACACGTTCACGGACGACGTCTTCGCCGGGAACCGGCGCACGTTCATCCTCGCACCCGACGCCGCCGCGCCGTGCACGAGGCCCGGCTTCGTGCCGAACGTCGCGCGCGACGAGACGTACGCCGGCGGGCCGCACGCCGACCAGGACGTCGTCCGCTTCGGCCGCTGCCTCGAGGGGCCGGGCACCGACCCGTAG
- a CDS encoding DUF4184 family protein produces the protein MPFTLAHPAAAVPLRRLFGRQAVLSALVIGSLTPDAVYFLPLRVSQPASHSLAGLAWFCVPVGLVAWLVFHLVLKVPVVALLPRWVQARLPPVRPGVPAVSPIVLVLALALGAATHVVWDAFTHAATLPARLFPWLRVHLGTVGGLDVPVWKLLQHASTAVGLGLLAGWSWRRLAAATPAAQPAVPAVAPGAKTAALVVLVAALGLAALAGVLQAPPSEWSLVGLRLPLRRAVVASLQAAGAATLALALCWRVAALARERASTTRPDRA, from the coding sequence GTGCCCTTCACGCTCGCCCATCCCGCCGCCGCGGTGCCGCTGCGCCGGCTCTTCGGCCGACAGGCCGTGCTCTCCGCGCTCGTGATCGGCAGCCTCACGCCCGACGCGGTGTACTTCCTGCCGCTGCGCGTGTCGCAACCGGCGAGCCACTCGCTGGCGGGCCTCGCGTGGTTCTGCGTCCCGGTCGGGCTCGTCGCCTGGCTGGTGTTCCACCTCGTGCTGAAGGTGCCCGTGGTCGCGTTGCTGCCGCGCTGGGTGCAGGCGCGGCTGCCGCCGGTGCGTCCCGGGGTGCCGGCGGTGTCGCCGATCGTGCTCGTCCTGGCGCTGGCGCTCGGCGCCGCGACGCACGTCGTGTGGGACGCGTTCACCCATGCCGCGACGCTGCCCGCGCGGCTCTTCCCGTGGTTGCGCGTGCACCTCGGCACCGTGGGCGGGCTCGACGTCCCGGTGTGGAAGCTTCTCCAGCACGCGAGCACCGCGGTGGGGCTCGGCTTGCTCGCCGGTTGGTCGTGGCGCCGCCTTGCCGCGGCGACGCCCGCCGCGCAGCCCGCGGTACCGGCCGTCGCCCCGGGCGCGAAGACCGCGGCGCTCGTCGTCCTGGTCGCCGCGCTCGGGCTCGCCGCGCTCGCGGGCGTCCTCCAGGCGCCGCCGAGCGAGTGGAGCCTCGTCGGCCTGCGGCTGCCCCTGCGGCGCGCGGTGGTGGCGTCGCTCCAGGCGGCGGGGGCGGCGACGCTCGCGCTTGCGCTCTGCTGGCGGGTCGCCGCGCTCGCGCGCGAGCGGGCTTCCACCACCCGGCCCGATCGGGCTTAA
- a CDS encoding VOC family protein yields the protein MIGYTTVGVADLARAGTFYDALFAELGAKRIMEMETFVAWGTAPDAPMFGIILPFDKKPATVGNGVMIALLAQDQAQVGRIHAKALALGGKDEGGPGPRGPGFYAAYFRDLDGNKLNAFCLG from the coding sequence ATGATCGGATATACGACGGTCGGCGTCGCCGACCTCGCCCGCGCCGGCACGTTCTACGACGCCCTGTTCGCAGAGCTGGGCGCGAAGCGCATCATGGAGATGGAGACGTTCGTCGCCTGGGGCACGGCACCGGACGCGCCGATGTTCGGCATCATCCTGCCGTTCGACAAGAAGCCCGCGACGGTGGGCAACGGCGTCATGATCGCGCTGCTCGCGCAGGACCAGGCACAGGTCGGCCGCATCCACGCGAAGGCGCTCGCGCTCGGCGGCAAGGACGAGGGCGGGCCGGGCCCCCGCGGCCCCGGCTTCTACGCCGCCTACTTCCGCGACCTCGACGGCAACAAGCTGAACGCGTTCTGTCTCGGCTGA
- a CDS encoding dehydrogenase, translating to MPFMLLVVEKTEDRRRRPAAAGRLAYDRMSHFGEGLRARGLLLARDSLRTESVRVSVRAGTRRLVDGPFAETKEMIGGYFLLDCATREEAIEIAGACPAVEWAEIEVREIGPCWEGAV from the coding sequence GTGCCGTTCATGCTGCTCGTCGTCGAGAAGACCGAGGATCGCCGCCGCCGTCCCGCCGCCGCGGGCCGTCTCGCGTACGACCGCATGTCGCACTTCGGCGAGGGCCTGCGTGCGCGGGGGCTGCTGCTGGCGAGGGACTCGCTGCGCACGGAGTCGGTGCGGGTGAGCGTCCGCGCGGGCACGCGGCGCCTCGTCGACGGTCCCTTCGCCGAGACCAAGGAGATGATCGGCGGCTACTTCCTCCTCGACTGCGCCACCCGCGAAGAGGCGATCGAGATCGCCGGCGCGTGTCCCGCCGTCGAGTGGGCCGAGATCGAGGTGCGCGAGATCGGCCCCTGCTGGGAAGGCGCGGTGTGA
- a CDS encoding RNA polymerase sigma factor, with product MSDADARAAINAVWRIESARLIAGLTRIVRDVGVAEDLAQEALVVALERWPETGIPDNPGAWLMATAKHRAIDLLRRGQMLERKHEELGRELAALEGTAPDLEAAVDDDIGDDLLRLVFISCHPILSTEARVALTLRLLGGLTTDEIARAFLVPEATIAQRIVRAKRTLAERQVPFEIPRGDDRVARLSSVLEVVYLVFNEGYAATAGEDWMRPALCEDALRLGRILAELAPGEAEVHGLVALMELQASRARARTTPAGEPVLLLDQDRARWDRLLVGRGLAALGRAEALGRPSGPYVIQAAIAACHARARTAEATDWARIAALYGALARVAPSPVVELNRAVAVGMAEGPAAGLALVDAIADVPALRRYHLLPSVRGDLLAKLGRFDEARAECERAASLTRNGRERDLLRARAAVHAAAARARPAAMRR from the coding sequence GTGAGCGACGCCGACGCCCGCGCTGCCATCAACGCCGTATGGCGGATCGAGTCGGCCCGGCTGATCGCCGGGCTGACGCGCATCGTACGCGACGTCGGCGTCGCCGAGGACCTCGCGCAGGAGGCGCTGGTCGTCGCGCTCGAGCGCTGGCCGGAGACGGGCATCCCGGACAACCCGGGCGCCTGGCTCATGGCGACGGCGAAGCATCGCGCCATCGACCTCCTGCGTCGCGGCCAGATGCTCGAGCGCAAGCACGAGGAGCTCGGGCGCGAGCTGGCGGCGCTCGAGGGCACCGCGCCCGACCTCGAAGCCGCGGTCGACGACGACATCGGCGACGACCTGCTGCGCCTGGTCTTCATCTCCTGCCACCCGATCCTGTCCACCGAGGCGCGCGTCGCGCTGACGCTGCGGCTCCTCGGCGGACTCACCACCGACGAGATCGCGCGCGCGTTTCTCGTTCCCGAGGCGACGATCGCGCAGCGCATCGTGCGCGCCAAGCGCACGCTCGCCGAGAGACAGGTACCGTTCGAGATCCCGCGCGGCGACGACCGCGTCGCGCGGCTGTCGTCGGTGCTCGAGGTCGTCTACCTGGTCTTCAACGAAGGCTACGCCGCGACTGCGGGCGAGGACTGGATGCGGCCCGCGCTCTGCGAGGACGCGCTCCGCCTCGGGCGCATCCTCGCCGAGCTGGCGCCCGGCGAGGCCGAGGTCCATGGTCTCGTCGCGCTGATGGAGCTCCAGGCGTCGCGCGCCCGGGCGCGGACCACGCCGGCGGGGGAGCCGGTGCTGCTGCTCGATCAGGATCGCGCGCGCTGGGACCGGCTGCTCGTCGGCCGCGGGCTGGCGGCGCTCGGGCGTGCGGAAGCGCTCGGCCGGCCGTCCGGGCCCTACGTGATCCAGGCGGCGATCGCCGCGTGTCATGCCCGGGCGCGGACGGCGGAGGCGACCGACTGGGCGCGCATCGCCGCGCTCTACGGCGCGCTCGCGCGGGTGGCACCGTCGCCCGTCGTCGAGCTGAACCGCGCCGTCGCCGTCGGCATGGCCGAGGGACCGGCGGCGGGCCTGGCGCTCGTCGACGCCATCGCGGACGTCCCGGCGCTGCGCCGCTATCATCTCCTGCCGAGCGTGCGCGGCGACCTCCTCGCCAAGCTGGGACGCTTCGACGAGGCCCGCGCCGAGTGCGAACGCGCAGCGTCGCTGACCCGCAACGGGCGCGAGCGCGATCTCTTGCGGGCGCGTGCCGCCGTGCACGCCGCCGCGGCGCGGGCACGGCCCGCGGCCATGCGTCGCTAG
- a CDS encoding nucleoside deaminase, whose product MPGDPPSLRGADAAPPPNPFPAGHPDPRWMEEAIRVAHVSRERGDYAFGAVLVRDGAIVTASGNKVVTYGDPAGHAEFACLRKAAMREGHRHLRPGAVLYATHAPCPMCLSMCVWTKVAGVAYGCSQDDIGAWGRAHAGPVFTWRSVRIEPDELYASLREAHPTMAIAGGVLRDECLRLFHE is encoded by the coding sequence GTGCCCGGGGATCCCCCATCGCTGCGCGGCGCGGACGCGGCGCCGCCGCCGAATCCCTTTCCGGCCGGGCATCCCGACCCCCGCTGGATGGAGGAGGCGATCCGTGTGGCCCACGTCTCGCGCGAGCGCGGCGACTACGCCTTCGGCGCCGTGCTGGTGCGCGACGGCGCCATCGTCACGGCCTCGGGCAACAAAGTGGTGACGTACGGCGATCCCGCCGGCCACGCCGAGTTCGCCTGCCTGCGCAAGGCGGCGATGCGCGAGGGGCACCGGCATCTGCGGCCCGGCGCCGTGCTCTATGCGACCCACGCCCCGTGTCCGATGTGCCTCTCGATGTGCGTGTGGACGAAGGTGGCGGGCGTCGCCTACGGCTGCTCGCAGGACGACATCGGCGCCTGGGGACGCGCGCACGCGGGTCCCGTCTTCACCTGGCGCTCGGTGCGCATCGAGCCCGACGAGCTCTACGCCTCGCTGCGCGAGGCCCATCCGACGATGGCGATCGCCGGCGGCGTCCTGCGCGACGAGTGCCTGCGGCTCTTCCACGAGTGA
- a CDS encoding sensor histidine kinase: MADSGEGLAALARHLAGRREALLAAWQRRVDADPQITTTSTMPRNQFRDHIPDILDDFAARLRAAGAPRADASAAQETREDAAAHGLHRWQQGFHLREITREWAHLHLALLAEVERFPTLAPDVAAATMVAARRLLAELVGEGVSESACRYFALQQTEAEGQVRDLERALAEGQGIAQRQGEAWREAAHDLRGSLGVVQTVTTLLARGDAAEGRRHEMLAMLKRGIDSLQHLLEDVLSLARLQAGHEQRQVQPVDVAALLTELAAGARPLADERGLTLVASGPPSLPVAGDPTKIRRIAQNLLLNALKYTQAGRVTLVWGDGRADDPERWMLCVEDTGPGLEAGPAAAVAGALAAATAETLAAPDAVPGRPSTGRPASTTALAAASRPGEGIGLAIVKRLCELLDATLEVHTEAGRGTLVAVILPRTYPDAPAGG, translated from the coding sequence ATGGCGGACAGCGGCGAGGGACTGGCGGCGCTCGCGCGGCACCTCGCCGGTCGGCGCGAGGCGCTGCTCGCCGCGTGGCAGCGCCGGGTGGACGCCGACCCGCAGATCACCACCACGTCGACGATGCCGCGGAACCAGTTCCGCGATCACATCCCGGACATCCTCGACGACTTCGCCGCGCGCCTGCGCGCCGCCGGCGCCCCCCGGGCCGACGCGAGCGCCGCGCAGGAGACGCGCGAGGACGCCGCCGCCCACGGGCTGCACCGCTGGCAGCAGGGCTTCCACCTGCGCGAGATCACGCGCGAGTGGGCGCACCTGCACCTCGCCCTCCTCGCCGAGGTGGAGCGCTTCCCGACGCTGGCACCCGACGTCGCCGCAGCGACGATGGTCGCCGCGCGACGCCTGCTCGCCGAGCTCGTCGGCGAGGGGGTCTCCGAGAGTGCGTGCCGCTACTTCGCGCTCCAGCAGACCGAGGCCGAGGGTCAGGTGCGCGACCTCGAGCGCGCGCTCGCCGAAGGCCAGGGCATCGCGCAGCGCCAGGGCGAGGCCTGGCGCGAAGCGGCCCACGACCTGCGCGGCAGCCTCGGCGTGGTGCAGACCGTCACCACCCTGCTCGCGCGCGGCGATGCCGCCGAGGGGCGGCGGCACGAGATGCTCGCGATGCTGAAGCGCGGCATCGACTCGCTCCAGCATCTCCTCGAGGACGTCCTCAGCCTGGCGCGGCTCCAGGCCGGCCACGAGCAGCGCCAGGTTCAGCCCGTCGACGTCGCCGCGCTCCTCACCGAGCTCGCCGCCGGGGCGCGCCCGCTGGCCGACGAGCGCGGCCTCACCCTGGTCGCCTCGGGACCGCCGTCGCTGCCGGTAGCGGGCGACCCGACGAAGATCCGCCGCATCGCCCAGAACCTCCTCCTGAACGCGCTCAAGTACACGCAGGCCGGCCGCGTGACGCTCGTCTGGGGCGACGGCCGCGCCGACGATCCCGAACGCTGGATGCTCTGCGTGGAGGACACCGGGCCGGGACTCGAGGCAGGGCCCGCCGCGGCCGTCGCCGGCGCGCTGGCCGCGGCCACCGCCGAAACGCTCGCCGCACCGGACGCGGTGCCGGGCCGACCGTCGACCGGGCGGCCGGCCTCGACGACGGCCCTCGCCGCCGCGAGCCGGCCCGGCGAGGGCATCGGGCTCGCGATCGTGAAGCGGCTCTGCGAGCTCCTCGACGCCACGCTCGAGGTCCACACCGAGGCCGGCCGCGGCACGCTCGTCGCGGTGATCCTGCCGCGCACCTATCCCGACGCGCCGGCCGGCGGCTGA